A DNA window from Paenibacillus andongensis contains the following coding sequences:
- a CDS encoding ABC transporter substrate-binding protein, with translation MLKKMTTVSISLAILLTAAACGGAVPESPSSNTSQSNNNSAKDIPKTDTKDASENVTLRFSTWDTASRLDTYKAVVDGFQAKYPNIKVQVESVPDSYEQKIFTSLAAGNAPDVFLWWNYPQLVDKGAVEPLDSHIKSGEIDPKQYYPEIFNSSKVNGVLYSIPNIPSTRAIFYNKALFDKAGVPYPKDDWTYDDFLSAAQKLTGNGVYGFVNEAKGTYTLQQFVWTNGGKLISDDGKTVDGIMNSPQTAEALQWYADLVNKYKVSPSPSASTTMGGGTEMFKTGKVAMFESGLWPLNDFKKMSNFSFGTAMMPRKNGKLVGVMHTSGFVVSKTSKNKDAAFKFANYMGSKEGQTDFVKLGFGLPEMPSIAQDLKTSEDPYLKPFLGMIKYATVTPSYYTTPEWSKIDAKLVNAMEATILGKMTAQEALDNAVKEIKTTLQVGK, from the coding sequence ATGTTGAAAAAAATGACAACGGTTTCAATTAGTCTGGCAATTTTGCTCACTGCTGCGGCTTGCGGAGGAGCAGTTCCGGAAAGCCCATCTAGCAACACAAGTCAATCCAATAACAACTCCGCGAAAGATATCCCAAAAACCGACACCAAGGATGCGAGTGAGAATGTGACCCTCCGTTTCTCGACCTGGGATACAGCAAGTCGATTGGATACATACAAAGCTGTCGTGGACGGTTTTCAGGCTAAATATCCGAACATTAAAGTACAGGTTGAGTCCGTACCGGACAGCTACGAGCAGAAAATATTCACGTCACTTGCCGCCGGCAACGCTCCAGACGTCTTCTTATGGTGGAACTATCCGCAGCTCGTGGACAAAGGGGCTGTAGAGCCTTTGGACTCTCATATCAAAAGCGGTGAGATTGATCCGAAACAATATTACCCCGAGATTTTCAACTCTTCTAAGGTGAACGGCGTTCTGTATTCCATTCCTAATATTCCATCGACCAGAGCTATATTCTACAATAAGGCTCTGTTCGACAAAGCCGGTGTTCCTTATCCGAAAGACGATTGGACGTATGACGATTTCTTGAGTGCCGCACAGAAGCTTACCGGCAACGGGGTGTACGGCTTCGTAAACGAGGCCAAAGGTACGTACACACTGCAGCAGTTTGTATGGACCAATGGGGGTAAATTAATCAGTGATGACGGTAAAACCGTCGACGGTATTATGAATTCGCCGCAAACGGCGGAAGCCCTACAGTGGTATGCTGATCTGGTCAATAAGTACAAAGTATCGCCGTCCCCGTCGGCGTCTACCACGATGGGCGGTGGAACCGAGATGTTTAAGACGGGCAAGGTGGCCATGTTCGAAAGCGGATTATGGCCGTTGAACGACTTTAAGAAAATGAGCAATTTTAGCTTTGGCACTGCGATGATGCCCCGTAAGAACGGCAAGCTTGTTGGTGTCATGCATACGAGTGGATTTGTCGTTTCCAAAACGTCCAAGAATAAAGATGCGGCATTCAAATTCGCCAACTATATGGGCAGCAAGGAAGGCCAGACGGATTTCGTCAAGCTAGGCTTCGGTCTTCCAGAGATGCCGTCGATCGCGCAAGACCTGAAGACGTCTGAAGATCCTTATTTAAAACCATTCCTCGGGATGATTAAGTATGCGACGGTAACACCTTCCTATTATACTACCCCGGAGTGGAGCAAGATCGATGCGAAACTCGTCAATGCCATGGAAGCAACGATTTTAGGGAAAATGACAGCGCAGGAGGCCTTGGATAACGCAGTAAAAGAAATAAAAACGACTTTGCAAGTCGGTAAATAA
- a CDS encoding Gfo/Idh/MocA family protein, with product MDKTRIIQIGTGLHGLHWIKTILSMEDVELGAIVDMSVDNLEMARSLLGGKPVPAYTDYNKALQETTADIAVVVTPPGTHKKIMEDMLKAGLHVIMEKPISLDWSESVEMADVADKSGKYVMISQNYRWNPTIQAVKAAVDSNVVGRIEEVEWLFARNHTASSSFVEWRKQMEEMFMKEMCIHHFDLMRYLLGANAVSVYAESASPSWNFLDSNGSVSAIIRFEPEVMVHYYGSFINRGTDTPWHGYFRLIGSEGAIESYDDTPCIIRLDGSRQRIPLPDMTYTGLKYSLVEMLNSIREGRKPMTHIGDNLHSWEIACRAVESIKEERRIRFT from the coding sequence ATGGATAAAACCAGAATCATTCAAATCGGTACAGGATTGCACGGATTGCACTGGATCAAAACGATCCTCTCCATGGAAGATGTCGAGTTGGGCGCGATCGTGGATATGAGCGTGGACAATTTGGAAATGGCTCGGTCTTTGCTGGGGGGCAAACCTGTCCCCGCTTATACGGATTACAATAAGGCGCTTCAGGAAACGACGGCGGACATCGCGGTGGTGGTCACTCCTCCCGGCACGCACAAAAAAATTATGGAGGATATGCTGAAAGCGGGACTCCATGTCATTATGGAAAAACCGATTTCTCTGGATTGGAGCGAATCTGTGGAAATGGCTGACGTTGCCGATAAAAGCGGAAAGTATGTCATGATCAGCCAAAATTACCGCTGGAATCCCACTATTCAAGCGGTCAAAGCCGCTGTGGATTCCAATGTCGTCGGCCGCATAGAAGAAGTAGAATGGTTATTCGCCCGAAACCATACCGCATCCAGCTCGTTCGTCGAATGGCGCAAGCAAATGGAAGAGATGTTTATGAAAGAAATGTGCATTCATCATTTCGATTTGATGCGGTATTTGCTAGGTGCCAATGCGGTATCCGTCTACGCTGAAAGCGCGAGTCCATCCTGGAATTTTCTCGACAGCAATGGGTCCGTTTCCGCCATTATCCGATTCGAACCTGAAGTGATGGTTCACTACTACGGGAGCTTTATCAATCGTGGAACCGATACGCCATGGCACGGCTATTTTCGTCTTATCGGCAGTGAGGGTGCAATCGAATCGTATGACGATACTCCCTGTATCATAAGACTGGATGGGTCCAGACAACGTATTCCGCTGCCGGATATGACCTACACGGGATTAAAGTATTCGCTGGTGGAGATGCTTAACTCGATCCGAGAAGGACGTAAACCGATGACCCATATAGGCGATAATCTGCATAGCTGGGAAATTGCGTGTAGGGCGGTCGAGTCGATAAAAGAGGAAAGAAGGATCAGATTTACATGA
- a CDS encoding helix-turn-helix transcriptional regulator, producing MEIIAMHYGKHCVPDWKWHVPVGCHLGFTLWSIWGGEGQIKLGKNCYKLSIGDVFFINYKKEVDAYQNELASLDVRYIDFTLRNPDILCDLPEHHHFDQYHFVLELFNRFRLSEERNNLTQMEIWLQALITEYQNLTPTSVGAYTIKMDELCRMFQQHPQRQYDMSELAQNFSLTTDHFIRIFKQERGVTPYAYLQRCRLETAKTLLRMSTLNITDIASSCGFSDIYNFSRFFQSKTGMSPSRFRN from the coding sequence ATGGAGATCATAGCAATGCATTACGGGAAGCACTGCGTTCCAGATTGGAAATGGCATGTTCCCGTCGGTTGTCATCTAGGGTTTACCTTGTGGAGTATTTGGGGTGGAGAAGGTCAAATCAAGCTAGGCAAGAACTGCTATAAATTAAGCATCGGTGATGTTTTTTTTATCAATTATAAGAAGGAGGTCGACGCTTATCAAAATGAACTTGCCAGTCTCGATGTACGTTATATAGATTTTACATTGCGAAATCCGGATATCTTGTGTGACTTGCCTGAGCATCATCATTTTGATCAATATCATTTTGTACTAGAGCTTTTCAATCGCTTTCGTTTATCCGAAGAAAGAAATAACTTGACGCAAATGGAAATATGGCTGCAAGCACTTATTACGGAATATCAAAATTTAACGCCAACATCAGTCGGAGCGTATACAATAAAAATGGATGAGCTATGCCGCATGTTTCAACAACATCCACAGCGGCAATACGATATGAGCGAACTTGCCCAGAACTTTTCTCTTACGACAGATCATTTTATTCGCATTTTTAAACAGGAACGCGGCGTTACGCCCTACGCCTATCTGCAGCGCTGCAGACTGGAAACTGCCAAAACTCTGTTGCGCATGTCTACTCTCAATATCACGGATATTGCGAGCAGTTGCGGCTTTTCTGATATCTATAATTTCTCTCGTTTTTTCCAGTCAAAAACGGGAATGTCTCCAAGCAGATTTCGTAATTGA
- a CDS encoding carbohydrate ABC transporter permease, which produces MNRMNIFGKSVTYAFLIVSSLAFIIPFIWMVSTSLKEPGAIFVFPPEWIPEHFIFHNYKAAWTVAPFNLFLKNTVIIVVLTTLGTVISSSIVAFGFARLVFKGRNVWFAILLASMMIPYEVTLIPLYVEFKMLGWIDTLRCLIIPSFFGSAFNIFLLRQYFLTIPYELDEAAIIDGCSTFKVYWRILLPIVSPALVTVAIFQVMHAWTDFMGPLIFLNDQRNYTITLGLNLFRNSYLTEWNNLMAIASLVTVVPLVIFFIGQKYLIGGIAASGIKG; this is translated from the coding sequence ATGAATCGCATGAATATCTTCGGTAAAAGTGTAACTTATGCATTCCTTATTGTATCGTCGCTCGCATTCATTATCCCTTTCATCTGGATGGTGTCGACCTCGCTCAAGGAGCCGGGAGCCATATTCGTATTCCCGCCTGAGTGGATACCGGAACATTTCATTTTCCATAATTACAAGGCAGCCTGGACGGTTGCCCCGTTTAATCTGTTTCTCAAAAATACAGTAATCATTGTCGTATTGACGACGCTCGGAACCGTGATTTCCTCCTCAATTGTCGCTTTCGGTTTCGCACGGCTCGTTTTTAAAGGGAGAAACGTTTGGTTCGCCATACTACTTGCTTCCATGATGATCCCCTACGAAGTGACGCTCATTCCGCTCTATGTGGAATTTAAAATGTTGGGTTGGATTGATACGCTGCGCTGCTTGATCATTCCTTCCTTCTTCGGCTCAGCGTTTAATATTTTTCTGCTCCGGCAATATTTCTTAACGATCCCTTATGAACTTGATGAGGCAGCCATTATCGACGGATGCAGCACCTTCAAAGTCTATTGGCGGATTCTGCTGCCGATTGTTTCTCCTGCCCTTGTGACTGTGGCTATTTTTCAAGTGATGCATGCATGGACCGATTTTATGGGGCCACTTATTTTCCTAAACGACCAAAGAAATTATACAATTACGCTGGGACTTAATCTGTTCCGGAACAGTTACCTGACCGAGTGGAACAACTTAATGGCAATCGCAAGTTTAGTGACCGTCGTACCCCTGGTCATTTTCTTCATAGGCCAAAAATATTTGATCGGCGGCATTGCCGCTAGTGGAATTAAAGGATAG
- a CDS encoding carbohydrate ABC transporter permease encodes MKRKKRTIRQFEGFSFIGLWIIGFIAFSLGPLIFSLIISFYKWSLLDKPVFIGLKNYIDMFTLDPLFWKSIKVTITYAIVSVPLGLVVSLLLALLLNLKLKGMGIFRTLFYLPSVITGVAVAVLWMWVLQPDFGILNYFLSFVGIKGPDWLGDPQWALTSLIMMSVWGSGGGIVIFLAGLQNIPHLLYDASSIDGATKFRQFWTVTLPMITPTIFFNLIMGIIGAFRTFTQGYVMTKGGPLNSTYFYALYIYNKAFQDLQMGYAAALSWILFIIIAVLTLLVFKTAGSWVYYEAERKG; translated from the coding sequence ATGAAACGGAAGAAAAGAACAATTCGACAGTTTGAAGGTTTCAGCTTTATTGGGTTGTGGATCATTGGATTTATTGCCTTTTCCCTCGGTCCATTAATTTTTTCGTTGATCATCAGTTTTTATAAATGGAGCTTGCTCGATAAACCCGTTTTTATCGGGCTCAAAAATTATATCGATATGTTTACGTTGGATCCGTTATTTTGGAAATCGATCAAGGTTACGATCACCTATGCCATTGTTTCGGTTCCTTTAGGGCTGGTTGTATCACTGCTTTTGGCGTTATTACTTAATCTGAAATTAAAGGGCATGGGCATATTTCGGACCTTGTTTTATTTGCCTTCCGTCATTACAGGGGTTGCGGTAGCTGTTTTGTGGATGTGGGTGCTGCAACCTGACTTCGGAATATTAAATTATTTTTTATCGTTCGTAGGCATTAAAGGTCCGGATTGGCTCGGGGACCCGCAATGGGCGCTTACTTCATTAATCATGATGAGTGTGTGGGGCTCGGGCGGGGGAATCGTCATTTTTCTGGCTGGACTGCAAAATATACCGCATCTGTTGTACGATGCTTCCAGCATTGACGGCGCCACGAAGTTCAGGCAGTTCTGGACGGTCACGCTACCGATGATTACGCCTACGATCTTTTTTAACTTGATTATGGGGATTATCGGTGCGTTTCGAACGTTTACGCAAGGTTATGTGATGACCAAAGGGGGCCCGCTGAATTCGACCTATTTTTATGCGCTCTATATTTACAATAAAGCATTCCAGGATCTGCAAATGGGTTATGCGGCTGCACTATCATGGATTCTGTTCATCATAATCGCGGTATTAACGTTATTGGTGTTTAAAACGGCGGGCTCATGGGTTTACTACGAGGCAGAGAGGAAGGGCTAG